The segment TCTCAGAATTCTTCTAATTCATCCCCGTCGTGTAAAGACAACAGCGAAGACGATGGAAAGAACCAGAAAAAGGGTGATCAAAACCATAGGAATCACAACAACCCAAAGCTGCAATTCACGAAGAAATACTCCACCGGAAAACCGAAATCGCCGGAGAAACGGCCGCCTTCCACGGCACGCAAGAGAATAATAAGCAACGCCCGtttagaggagaagtttaggaCGACGATGACGAAGTCAGAAGAGATATCCAAGGGCGGGCACATTACTAGGCATGTTTTTAGAAACAAGGTACGGAGATATAAACTTTTGGATGAGGTTTCAAGttaaacacacacacacaaacacacatataaacatacaATTTCTTGTCTGAAAATGAAACTACAAGAGACTGTTTTATGGTTtggtttttctttcattttccctCGATCCAAACAGATAAAAAAAAAACAGTGTAATTTGGGAGAAAGTATTATTGGAATGATGGTAAAAGAATCATGGATATATTACCATCGATGTCATGTCATAtttcaagattaaggtatgtgtatgtatgtatgtagttATGTATGATAGATAAGTGGGAAAGGGAACTCATCAAATTTATAGTTGACTTGGGTAAACGCATTTGCACCAGTCCTTCAatcttatatataaaattaatctttatgctttaatttaatatttttagtttttatattttcctaattttaaaattttagttgtcaCCAAATAGTTGCCTTTGAACTCATTATGTTAAATCCTCTTATTTTCATAATCATATACAACAAACATGTTATCATATTTATAATGTCATGTCAATTGACCATTTTACATAATACCTATAAAAAAATTCACATCATTTTAATTAATAGATTTAATCActactaaatttttaattttccaaaatataTAGTAAAATTAATAAAGACTAAACTTACAACTTGACTAACTAAAATTTCAGAATTAGAATATAGaaactaaatttgtaattaacaAAATAGTATAGGGATTTAAAAGTAGAATTTGacctaaaattaattaaaagttgaAGGAATAAGTGTCTTAGTTGAcgccatttctttcatttttatttgAGTGATATGTTTTTCCTATTTAggaaaatagttaaatttttaaaatttataattctaTGTTAAAAGCGTGTACAATGGGTTGTTGATTTTGTTTGTGGCCACACACGTCTTATCAGTACAAAATAAATGTGAGCTTAACCTATCATCttcatttattaataatttattttactctctaattatattaaaaattattttatttcctttttctctctttttaatttttaaatttaaattatttatcaaatcacttcaaaatgaataaaaaattaatgtttatttataaaaatattttaaatattataatttattaaaattatcaataaagtttttaaaataatttttattttttattttaaaaattaattaattattaatgtgaCATAAATGTAACAATCCACGTGTATGTATGCAAAACATATTCATCATTTTGTGGTGATTTATTGAACATTGTAAGTttaagaattaaaagaattaaaattatatctttttttataaagttagagGTCAAAAAATcattatactttatatatatatatatatatatatattaattggatcaattaataataaatttagttagTGGTTTGTATGTAgttcaatatataattttaaaacaccgaagaatataaataaaatttaaacctaaaaaaaaaaatccaatgaAGTAATTAAGGGTAGCTTAGTTTTAATGCTAATAAATGGGTGATGTGTGTTGCTGAGATGCTTCGTGGGGACTAAGGTGAGTTGTTACAAATGATGAGTCCGCCCTTTCAcattcattttcattcaatttccgtACGCTTTGAATATTGTATCTATTCCCTGTTTGGCACCCATTATATATTAAAATCTCTCCTTCTCACACTTAATTCAACATCAATGTATACATTTATTAACTTGATCAAATCTCGTGGTTgagttaaaatattttttaactttttttatacgtttgatttttaatgtttttctttTCATCGAATATTTCTTtctctaaaaaataaaaaaaatcagcaCAAACGATTACATCAACCTATTAACATTAAGCCGACATTGACATAATAAAATCCACAAGCAATAAATTTTATACCAAAGTCTAGGGTTCTTAAAACAGTTGTAACTTTGAATTACTAACTATAGCTAGAGGTGTTCATAGATCAAGCTACTTGGCCCAGCCCGAAGGTCCTCCCTAAATGTGGAGGGTTTAGACAAAAATATAAGTCTAAAAAATAGGCTTGGACataaaaataaggcccgtttaaaatatAGGCTGTGCCTCGGGAAATGTATTTTTAGCTCGGGTTCGGCCCGGCCCTGCCCGAAAGGAcaaaaaaatttgtatttttttatttttggaatgttattttcttattgttttctccctattttactacaattttactattatgttgctactattttgttgttattgtttgaatattgtataaaacttattttattgttaattttgttattattttaaaggcatttgttaatttttattattattttagaggcatttgcttgttaagttgcatctatcttagtgttagttaagtctacatatttttaaaatttattttcaatttgttgggaaatatttattttgatgtttttaatattttgatgtattatatgtatttaaaaataatataaaaattaatacaaaGTGGCTAAGCCACCTtttagttttagtatttttatccgtGTTGggcttggataaaattttaagcccatttttaGGCCCAACCCAGGCCCAATAAATAGATATGATTTTTTAGTTGAGCCTGGcccggcccatgaacacctctaactATAGCACACTTAGCCATATGATTTGCAACCTCATTATGTTCCTTTAAAACGTGACTTACCCTTACTTCCCACTTCCTATGCAAAAGCCTTAACTCAACCAAGCTACCTCTAGCACCACCACCTGCTAATAGTAACTCTACCAACAAAGTTCACATTCTACCTCAATCCTCTTAAACCTCTTTCCCCAAGTCTTTAATGTTAATATTAACTTTATAATTTTTTCCCTCCACATAGATGTcactatatataattattatgcAATCAGTTCATTGTTGTGTTTagaattcatgtatattttaatttatattttcataaatttatttaaaatttcaaatttagtctcaatacttaaaaattaatatttagttcTTTTGATTTAAAAGTTCCAATTTTATTATTGAAATTATCATTATTAATATCTTGCACCAAAATTTcttattcatatacatatatggaatcaTACTAACTTCAAAAGGGAATCATTTTGGATTCAGTAAGCAAATTTGAATATAAAATAGGCTACTAATATTTAAACTTGTGATGACACTAACATATGATAAAAATACATAAAGTATCAACacatcaaatacaaaatggttatACAAATTACTAACAACCTATACTCCTAGGATCCTTTAAGTGGATGAGGAAGATGATGGGCGACTACATATCTGCAATGTGAGTGAAGTTGGTGGGGTTGGTTTATTTGGGTTAACCTCTTTGCATCGTTTGGTAAAGTTTCCATGGCTATTATCTTAATACAATCATCAAATGAAAAAGTCACTGTTATTGTTAAATGTTGAAGGGAAGTAAGTAAAGCTTATGAGATGTGAAAATTGCAAAAGATACATATATGTAATGAAGGTTATAATGAAGATGGAAGTATGGTAGGGCAGTTCAATTGCATTTGTATGTTGTTTTGTCGACGTCAAATAGACCAATCTTATAACCCTATGTTTGTGAGCTCACCAAATCACTCCAATCAAAGTACCACTGAGTCAGCTGAAACGGTAAATCATTCCAATAAgacactttctttttcttttttttttttaaaatttcgaaCAATTAATAGCTCATTTTCACCTAATTGTAGGCAAAGTTTCCAACGGTAGTTTAGAGGCATGTTTCACATAGTCCAAGCTTTTGGGTTTTAACGTGTAagacatgattttttttttttttttgagatggcAAATGAGAGGAAAATGGCATCAATAATGCAAATTACAAAATTGTACGGCTAACCAAAAACCAAATATGATTTATCTCCATCaagcatttaattttttttcatcggCTATGTCAGCCTATTCAAAGATTAAATTCCAAAGTGAGCCCACCCCCCATAAAAATGGCCATGCATGCAAGTAAAACTAGCTTTAATGGCCTATTTGTACAGGGCTAATGTTTTAGTGGGGTGGCAAAAACAAAGAACCTATGAAATGGTCCATATATTGAAACCCTACCCTATTCCCAATTACAGTAAAGTAGTACTGCCTTTTTCATTTTCTCCACACACACAACTTACAACTTGGTACTTCTTTTTTAATCAGAAATTCTTTATTATTGCCACAAATATAAGTCTTGAGAACCAACTGCTGAGTTAATCAATCTTCAATGGTCAAAACTATAAGTTATACAATATGATTTAACATAGATATTCAACTTTAATGTGAAATGATCAATTAATTGCATTATTTGTGAAAAACAatcaaaatttgatttgaaaaaaagaaaaaaaaaaaagccttacAAAACTAAGTTGTAGTTCTGTCTTGTCTTTTAATGGTGACACGGGTCTAATCTTTTCTTTTTTGGTACATATTTCTAATTATTAAGCAGATAATATAGGTTGGGCCCTGGGCTATGTCCAAGAAAGCAGGGAATGGGATATTGAAAAATGTGGTTAGCCAAGCCGAGTGGCCTACCCATCATTTTTTTCTTGTTAGTGGTTTGCTCGTAGAGATTATTTTTTAAGACTGTGCGTTGATACTTGggtgatttttgaaattttagtagtatagaattcaataatttaaaataacagaaaatttaattacatttttgggtaaatacttttaaaaaattcaactttaaaattgataaaaacaattataaagagaaataataatatgtaaaattCCATCTCTACCAAgactttcaaaattcaaaaaaatttactCAAGTAAAAATAATGGAGATTTTTAATTGTTGTAAAGaattctttaaaaaattaaatcatttaatttctttttcttttcaaatcccaCCTAAAAACATGTTTTTCAAAAAGTTAatgattttatttcatttaatatatagGTACCAACataaaattaagatttaaaatataataaatgctAATAACCTAGTAAAGATGGCTTAAATACAAATTTATCATTCtaaattttattgatatttgtcattatattttaaaatataaataaaattgtaattcaactattatgtaatttaattttactattaagCTTTGACTTTTATTAAGTTTTGCaaccaattttaattttttaaaattaaattttacctctatttgaagacatcatttaattaaaaattatttcaatattttattttaataattaacaatagtttaacttataaatattaaaaactaaatCAGAACTTCTaaaacttgaaaaataaaaatacatatatcataaaagaaaaaaagttagtttttataaaataaccattttatttatttttaatattatattaattaacttGTTAGtgctaaacattaaattaaaataaaaaattatttcttaTTGAATTTATcttcaaattatttcaaattaaaattgaaaagcaaaattcaattaaaatttgattttagtTGCAAAACTGAatcaaataaaagtaaaacaacaaTGTCACGCCCTAAAATATAAGGggttaattgaaataattaaccAAGAAAATCACCTAGGCTTAACGGTTAAGTAGAAATCACCTAGGCTTAATGGTTAAGTAGTTAGTGCACTCCTTAAACATCATAAAGCCTTCGACACAATAAAAGGAATTTTACACATCCTTTTCTTGTGTCAAAATAATAACAATTCTGAGACCCGTTCGTCAAATATTTCTATTCTTAGTTTCAATTTTTCCAGATTTTTCAGAaccctttatttttttatttacttattctATTATAAGTAATAAGGATAATATAGTAAgtataaaataagtaaaaaataaGTATAATATACTAAGCAATGGACAACCAATAAAAAAAGAGAAGGAATCTTtacgattttttttttataaaataggaTCAAGGCGATAAACTTATGAAGTAATTTCAAACATTGatgaaatactaaaataaaagagCAAGGTTAGACTAATCTAGAAAAGGTTTTATTGATATTTGGTCGACAAAAGAAAAAAACGAagaagaaatattaaatatatattatattgtcGCATCCAATTGAGTGATTCATTTTTTTCTTCTAACCTTGAAAGTATCGATAGGTACTATCGAAGAGCAAATGCTATGAATCAATTAATTGAAATTGAGttcatctttcaaaaaaaaatcataaaaaaaagatCTATTTGTTGTCATTTATACGACCAGAATATTATGATCATGATCACTAAGAATTTAATGAGACACTTTCTTGTGAATCAGACAAAGAAAGAGGAGACAAGCCCCTTTAAGTTCTTACACTTTCATGCCTATAACTTAGTTCGTCCCATTATCCATTATTCCATATTACAAGGACAAACTCAATCCATAATAtgaaccataaaagaaaatacctATTAAACCGATCATAGGAATACCAGTTACCGTACCTATTATCCAAAGAGGAATCCTTCCAGTAGTATCGGCCATTTATCCTGCTTCCCTCCTCATTTCATCAAGTGGTCATACTAAAGACATAAACagtcaaagataattataagaatTCATACTATTATTTAGTATTGTACTACTCTCTTTTTtcttaattgaaaaaataattgGAAGATAAAACAACAAGTACTAAAATGAGTAATAACCCCCAATAGAGAAAGGTATGATTCCATTCAATATTTTGTTTATTCGGGTTTGATTGTGTCACAGCTCTATAATTAATTCGAATTAGGTTTATCGTTGGATGAATCACATCGTTAATATTGACCCCAAAAAAGAAAGGGTAGGTACAACTAGTCCATGAACATCCAACCATCACACTGTAAAAATTGGATAGGTTCGATTTATGGTCATTGGGTCCTCCTAAAAAGATCTACTAAATTCATCGAGTTGTTCCAAAGAATCAAAACGGCCAGTTATTAAACCCACGATCAATGGGGAAGGTATAATAATACTATGAATGACCCAATGTTCAAGCCACTTCTCTctcatttcttttccttttattttcagcaAATTAAGATAAAAACCACATTAAAACAAATACTGTTGGGAGTAAGAACCTAACAAGAGATGAGTAGCAGCTTAATGGTAAACCATTTATTCTTTCCCCTAAGAAAACCAAGTTTGAGCCACCCCACCCTTAAGTCCCTTTCTTTTTTTAGTAGACTAGGAAAATTACCAAATAACCCCTTAGAGTTTGAAAACCCTAGGTATTTAGTCATTATTTTCCTAATCACCATAGGACTTTGTTTTCTTTTCCAATTCAATTAGAATTTTCCCTCATATCtctttatcttcttctttttgctttctcccttttttcttttcatcaagTTTTCAACCCATTACTGAGAATTATTTCTGTTTCCATGAATTAAATCAGTATTGTTTAATAGCTCTTTCATCAATTTTGGTAATTGACGGTAATCGCATTCTGATCCTTGCTAATAAATGGTAAGTACATCTCGTTTCAGAGTTTAAATTCTAAACTTTTGTGATTTTTCTCTCCAGCACTAACTTTACATTCGATTAATCAACCTTTATCAGTTCTTGTCACATAACTCAAAAATCTTGATTAATCTTGTAACCAACCATTAATTCCTATGTAAATATCATTTGAATGACCCATTTTAGGCGCACCAGATCACATTTGATTGTGAAGGACGTCGTTCGAGCTTTCGATGaaaggtgtgtgttcttttacaagtGAATCGGGGCAAACAGTACTTAGGATTAGGACCACACAGGTGGATAACACAACCCCTCACATGACCTActtgccacacagccgtgtcactgTTGTAGGTTAAATATTGCAAATGCCATACGATTATAATTTGTTACATGACCTGACCATACAATCGTGTAACCCCTTTACACGGCTTCAACCctctcacacggtcgtgtaacctctatttttaatattttatagtttttccataattttataatttattcagtTTATTCCCTAGATAGTCATCAAACTATTTTTAGTGCTTTATTTCTTTCAATTGAATCTATGAGAATATGAGTATTGGAATGCATGTTTTGTTTGACCAAATTATTATTGCATATGCATGATATGTGTATAATTTATACCTATTGCATTTGTACTACTAAATGTATGTTCTGCATGCCACATGATACTGTTAATCCAAACACATGACAAGCATGTCTTTTGCTAGTGTATTGATTTCTTATCAGCATATTAAATGTCATTGTATTGATCCATTATAAGCATATTATTTGCTATCGTATCGAATTGTTATGAGCATATAAATTGCTACTGTATTGATTTGTTATAAGCATTCTATATTACATTGCATTGGGGGGGACAATTTGTACGGAGTAAGATCGATAGTTTATCTGCAAATTTGTTGTGCAGACCAAAACCATCGATAGTCTATCTGCAAACTTGTTATGCACCTACAGTCATTGACATTATTTATCCTATTAAATGCAAATATGTTATGCATCCACAACCCATTGGTAGCTATTACTTGCAAAATGTTGTGCATCCGTAGCTAGTGGAGGATTTTATCTACAAGCCATTGGTGGTTAAACCACAACCTGGTGTATAAGGTTGTTGGAATTTGAGAGGAATTCCCATTGTGGTGTGTAGCGAAGTTGGGTAAGACctttattttgatatattgaaATTGCATTGCCATTCACAATCACGTGCATACACAGACTGTAAACTCTGCATTGATAATTGACGGTGCTCTTTCTATGCTATGATATTTAGTATGTTTATCGACTGTTTGCATTGATTTTCTTGTGatggaactcacactgagcttcatagctcactcctcctttattttcatctttacAGATAACTCACCAAATTAGAACGCAGACATGACATACAAAAGGCTTGGaaacattttatttatatgaaagtattattaggcttatttttataattcttgttattttcttgttatttagcATGAATGATTTTTAGTTTGAATTCAAGATAAGGAACATGGAATTAGATTTGGTTATACATTaaataactttattttaatttaattaaaattgaaatgaatattctTTTTCATTGCTAGGTTATAAATAAATTTCGAGTAATAAATAAATTAGGAATTAGCTAAGTTTCCAAAAGAAATCACCATTACAAGAAAAAAATGTTAAACTTAATTCATTTTTGATAATTCACAACCTTTCTTAAAAATAGACCaagttttattctaaaataatcAAATGCTTTGATATGGCTATTTTAAAAACTCCGATAGTTTACTGGCCATTTCGATAGTCATTGTAATCTTTCGAATTCAGACTTAATATTTAAGTCGAATTAGGGAGGTTACGAACAAAATTCAAAACAGAGttagtatatattaataaaattatatttaattcatAAAGACAATAATAAATATGAATCAAAATTCAATTTCCACTTAAAATAAGTATTGTTTGAAAAGAGAGTTTGAATGGAGTAAAATTTATCTatcaaattttaagaattttaaaaatctCCTTTGTAAATGATTTTACattttagaaacttttatttaAACACACTCCAAATttacttaatttattattttcatatttaaatatatacatattaatattttgtattataGAAATTGATTAATTGGGGTAAATCAATGACTTGGATACCGATGTTTGaatttaaaagaagaaaaaaaaaaagctgcCAAAAAAAGCATGGAAATGGAAACCCCTCTATCACACCCTTCCCTTTTCTCGTCTTGTCGCaatctctgtttcttttatttatatcCTCATCAAAGTTCTAACAGAACGGATATTTCCACCAAACAAAACCCTACATTGTCGCATCCCAAAACAGAGCTAATTAAGTTTTAAACATACACTTAATATACCCTAATGTCTGTGGGGCTGAATGTTTAAAAAATCCACTTTTTTTAATCCAAAAATATAATTGGTGATTAAAACAAAGTCAAGAGATCTGGATTATATCTAAAAATAGCCACTGAAGAGGGAGTGGTTTCCCGTCAGCTGACATGAGTGTGACTTTTGTACggtgtgagagagagagagagagagtgtgtgtgtgagtgacGTCCGTTACATACCGGGATTGGCCCCATCCCATCCCATCCCATCCCATACAGATTGccgtaattttatttttcattttagtacaAACCTCGAGAATTTAATGTTTACAATCTAAGCTTATTTTTGTTGTTTATATAATATAAGATATTAATATTTATCTAGTTTTTATTCCAAATTTAAATCGAATCTCATTTTTAACTTACTCAGTAAAAGATATTTTGCTTAATGCTCGGTTTTATTGCTTTCCAAAAgtttgatttattatttaatattactataaatattgtatagtaaataaatgtatttaaattctgttaaattttattaatattatgatattttaataaaagtataaaaactaatattatttataaaagtataaaaataatattttaataaaagtataaaaccaaagtttttaaaattctgaaattttgaaAGAGAAATTTTAAATGGCATAATTTTTCCAACTCACTCACTTGTAGTATCCAATTGCATATCTAAATGctgttgaaatttttgttttagttttaaaacataatttagtaattttagatAAAATACAGCAAGAAATACAAATATCGAACGTTATATTTAGGTAAATGGACTTGAGAGATCTCTTTATTATATGGAATTGATCAATTTGGTTCCTCTATTTTTAAATGagatcaatttagtctctatattattaaaaataattaaataagtcCAAATTGTAACAGAGTTAATACTTGTtgtgtaaaaatgttaaaatttatttttttcaattgtaGTTTAATTTCTAACaaaaatatttcatttataaaaCCATAAGAATTTTAAATCTTATTTGGTCCCTTTGAATTCCATATTTGAAGTTGCGATCGAATCGATTCAATACATTTCTTATGTACCCATAAGTGCTATATTGGATTTGAATTAGATTTCGGACCAATATATCTTGATTAACTAGCTCCATTATATTGTTGCTAGCAAATACCACTGTTTTTTATTTTGGATCTTCCAAATCATTCCTGCAAGAGATCTAGAACTATTTTTTCTgatcttttgaaaaaaaaaattcattttcttcATAAAAATTAGAAGgcttaaaaattttcttttcaataaaataataACTTTATTATAATCCAA is part of the Gossypium arboreum isolate Shixiya-1 chromosome 5, ASM2569848v2, whole genome shotgun sequence genome and harbors:
- the LOC108452248 gene encoding uncharacterized protein LOC108452248 produces the protein MKKKKKMTANKEENVPIISHQSRLSQCCCMCGDSGLTHELFQCTVCHFRSQHRYCSNLYPKADSYEVCNWCLNQKADSKSQNSSNSSPSCKDNSEDDGKNQKKGDQNHRNHNNPKLQFTKKYSTGKPKSPEKRPPSTARKRIISNARLEEKFRTTMTKSEEISKGGHITRHVFRNKVRRYKLLDEVSS